A stretch of Numida meleagris isolate 19003 breed g44 Domestic line unplaced genomic scaffold, NumMel1.0 unplaced_Scaffold332, whole genome shotgun sequence DNA encodes these proteins:
- the PBXIP1 gene encoding pre-B-cell leukemia transcription factor-interacting protein 1, whose product MGLFVRVSICPSMSVSSQGGPAAMAQKSDSRDSDNSWVLTGTEGLPVDTVGPERDSASHEDEDEGEGEEEGSPDVGTADGSEDGSASLGEKQSPEDGSSEEHLDPGGGAELPKSGPTELGTAQSWEQEQRDAEPGPRPEARTAGPLPEEGSCTSSDDDVEGLRRRQVHQPRAGTPPPAPIPRRVTQDEGNEEGLSANKLLLGALALVAVALLIVSGGFYDAADGPADVASRDATDVEQEPAPDNGSDSPQKLPPDSGDARSVQSMSVLLDRLAKENQDIRLMQAELQAHKEELQALLQQSEGAAAAAGVQQQSLAKENAELRAALQREAEALRAARTELQRLQARGGPSDPQPREHEAEQQPHGPSAPVRGEGARHEARQQGLLASVRHELAAALQRARGTGGQEGLMEELRALEERLSRELGGGEGAEAFPGHWKKGFKAEKKERGWHKRDGHRERGKAHGHGGEPHGKEPHGKEPRPPREHRAGKAGGKWSHGPRELPPLSHSRAPQGCSGVADCARKEGREALGAALEPVQKAQFLQLLEGFMGRLGWGGHFGGVAARLDGAFGADGVFAHDRRRFVDFVEEVEEMLEDVARRERGDEEAADGFEEFVLRHYA is encoded by the exons ATGGGTCTGTTCGTCCGTGTGTCCATCTGTCCGTCCATGTCCGTCTCCTCGCAGGGGGGTCCCGCAGCCATGGCGCAGAAATCGGACTCCCGGGACTCGGATAACAGCTGGGTGCTGACGGGCACCGAG GGGCTGCCCGTGGACACGGTGGGACCGGAGCGGGATTCAGCCTCGCACGAAGATGAGGAcgagggggaaggggaggaggaaggctccCCGGACGTGGGCACAG CTGATGGCAGTGAGGATGGATCCGCCTCCCTGGGTGAAAAACAGAGCCCTGAGGATGGG AGCTCAGAGGAACACTTGGATCCCGGTGGCGGGGCAGAGCTCCCCAAGTCCGGCCCTACAGAGCTCGGCacggcacagagctgggagcaggagcagcgcGATGCTGAGCCGGGACCGCGTCCCGAGGCGCGCACCGCAG gGCCGCTGCCGGAGGAGGGGAGCTGCACCAGCAGTGACGACGACGTGGAAGGGCTGCGGAGGCGGCAGGTCCACCAGCCCCGCGCCGGGACCCCCCCTCCTGCACCCATCCCGCGCCGGGTGACGCAGGACGAAGGCAACGAGGAGGGGCTCAGTGCCAAcaaactgctgctgggagcgCTGGCGCTGGTGGCCGTGGCTCTGCTGATCGTCTCCG GCGGTTTCTACGATGCGGCAGACG GTCCTGCAGACGTGGCGAGCCGCGACGCGACCGACGTGGAGCAGGAACCGGCGCCCGACAACGGCAGC GATTCCCCGCAGAAGCTCCCCCCGGACAGCGGGGACGCGCGTAGCGTGCAGTCCATGAGCGTGCTGCTGGACCGCCTGGCCAAGGAGAACCAGGACATCCGCCTGATGCAGGCCGAGCTGCAG GCCCAcaaggaagagctgcaggcGCTGCTGCAACAAAGCGAAGGggcagcggcggcggccggGGTGCAGCAGCAGAGTTTGGCCAAGGAGAACGCCGAGCTCCGCGCCGCGCTGCAGCGTGAGGCCGAGGCGCTGCGGGCTGCACGCACCGAGCTGCAACGCCTGCAGGCCCGGGGGGGTCCCAGCGACCCCCAGCCCCGTGAGCACgaggctgagcagcagccccacggcCCCAGCGCCCCGGTGCGTGGGGAGGGAGCCCGGCACGAGGCACGGCAGCAGGGGCTGTTGGCGTCGGTGCGGCACGAgctggcagctgccctgcagcgAGCGCGGGGCAcgggggggcaggaggggctcATGGAGGAGCTGAGGGCGCTGGAGGAACGCCTGAGccgggagctgggggggggcgAGGGGGCTGAGGCGTTCCCCGGGCACTGGAAAAAGGGgttcaaagcagaaaagaaggagaGGGGGTGGCACAAGCGGGACGGCCACCGTGAGAGGGGCAAAGCCCACGGGCACGGCGGGGAGCCCCACGGGAAGGAACCCCACGGCAAGGAGCCCCGGCCACCCCGGGAGCACAGAGCGGGCAAAGCTGGGGGGAAATGGTCCCATGGTCCCCGGGAGCTGCCCCCCCTCAGCCATTCCCGCGCCCCCCAGGGCTGCTCGGGGGTGGCCGACTGCGCCCGCAAAGAGGGCCGCGAAGCGCTGGGGGCCGCGCTGGAGCCCGTGCAGAAGGCGcagttcctgcagctgctggagggctTCATGGGGCggctgggctggggggggcaCTTCGGGGGGGTGGCGGCGCGGTTGGACGGCGCCTTCGGGGCCGACGGGGTCTTCGCCCACGACCGGCGGCGTTTCGTGGACTTCgtggaggaggtggaggagatGCTGGAGGACGTGGCGCGGCGCGAGCGCGGCGACGAGGAGGCGGCCGACGGCTTCGAGGAGTTCGTGCTGCGGCACTACGCC
- the PMVK gene encoding phosphomevalonate kinase has product MIRWGEEKRRADPGFFCRSAVQGAAQPVWVVSDTRRLSDVEWFRDAYGDAVLTVRVTATEETRKRRSWVFVAGVDDAESECGLDQGVLFDWVIANDGDGAALGAQLEALLQDVRSRL; this is encoded by the exons ATGATCCGCTGGGGCGAGGAGAAGCGCCGCGCCGACCCGGGATTCTTCTGCCGGAGCGCGGTGCAGGGCGCGGCACAGCCGGTGTGG GTGGTGAGTGACACGCGGCGCCTCTCGGACGTGGAGTGGTTCCGGGATGCCTACGGGGACGCGGTGCTGACCGTGCGTGTCACAGCCACCGAGGAGacgaggaagaggaggagctgggtCTTCGTGGCGG gGGTGGACGACGCCGAATCCGAGTGCGGCCTGGACCAGGGGGTGCTCTTCGATTGGGTGATCGCCAACGACGGGGACGGGGCGGCCCTGGGCGCGCAGCTggaggcactgctgcaggacgTCCGCAGCCGCCTGTAG